In Maridesulfovibrio sp., the following proteins share a genomic window:
- a CDS encoding ABC transporter permease, translated as MAETQEIQQPEKDESLLLQSLKEYFESKTATIGLIVLTLMVVVALMAPYISPQNPYDLMTIDVMDSKLEPGQKSMDESITYWLGTDSQGRDMLSAILYGLRISLGVGVVSTIIALVLGSIIGLWSSFIGGRTDSFIMRVVDLQLSFPAILVALILLAILGKGVDKIILSLVIVQWAYYARAIRSNVLVERKKEYVEAAKCLALPQSRIMFGHVLPNCTPELIVISTVKVAGAIALEATLSFLGLGMPITQPSLGLLIANGFKYLQSGYYWISFYPGVALLVLIVSINLVGDRLRDVLNPRLKK; from the coding sequence ATGGCAGAAACACAAGAAATACAGCAGCCGGAAAAGGATGAATCCCTGCTCCTGCAATCGCTGAAAGAATACTTTGAAAGCAAAACCGCAACCATCGGTCTGATAGTTCTGACCCTGATGGTTGTTGTGGCGCTTATGGCTCCGTACATCTCGCCTCAAAACCCGTACGACCTGATGACCATCGATGTCATGGATTCCAAGCTTGAACCGGGCCAGAAATCAATGGATGAATCCATCACCTACTGGCTGGGAACAGACAGTCAGGGCCGCGATATGCTTAGTGCCATACTTTACGGCCTGCGTATCAGTCTCGGAGTCGGTGTTGTCAGTACGATAATCGCGCTGGTTCTCGGCTCCATAATAGGCCTCTGGTCCTCATTTATCGGCGGACGAACTGACTCGTTCATCATGAGGGTGGTTGACCTGCAACTAAGTTTCCCGGCGATTCTGGTTGCCCTGATTCTACTGGCGATTCTCGGTAAGGGGGTGGATAAAATCATCCTTTCACTGGTTATTGTCCAGTGGGCATACTACGCACGTGCCATCCGCAGTAACGTGCTGGTGGAACGCAAAAAAGAATACGTGGAAGCAGCCAAATGTCTTGCCCTGCCCCAAAGCCGCATCATGTTCGGACACGTCCTGCCCAACTGTACCCCGGAGCTGATCGTTATCTCCACCGTTAAAGTGGCAGGGGCTATAGCCCTCGAAGCCACCCTTTCCTTTCTTGGACTGGGTATGCCCATCACCCAGCCTTCACTGGGACTGCTCATTGCCAACGGTTTCAAGTATCTGCAATCCGGATACTACTGGATCAGTTTCTATCCCGGTGTGGCCCTGCTCGTCCTCATCGTATCCATCAACCTTGTTGGTGACAGGTTGCGTGACGTTCTGAACCCGAGGTTGAAAAAATGA
- a CDS encoding ABC transporter ATP-binding protein, with the protein MSENILSIQNLKTYFYTRAGIAKAVDDISLDIDKGEIVGIVGESGSGKSVTGFSIMGLVDPPGEIAGGSVKFKGQEIIGQSEQEWRKFRGAKVSMIFQDPMMTLNPVLRIDTQMMEAITAHEKVSKNEARRRSIEALTMVGIPSPEKRIKAYPHQFSGGMRQRVAIAIGLLNKPDLIIADEPTTALDVTIQSQILSEMQALCRKTGMALIWITHDLTVVAGLAHKVAVMYAGRIIEQGNVQEILDHPMHPYTHGLIGSVPSRNKRGEPLFQIPGMTPSLVNIPEGCSFRMRCPYADDQCLLAPERVDMGDGRLVRCHHPL; encoded by the coding sequence ATGAGTGAAAACATTCTCAGCATCCAAAATCTTAAGACCTACTTTTACACCCGCGCCGGTATAGCCAAGGCCGTTGACGACATCAGTCTCGACATCGACAAAGGAGAAATAGTCGGTATTGTGGGCGAATCCGGTTCCGGTAAATCCGTAACAGGCTTCTCGATCATGGGGCTGGTGGACCCTCCGGGAGAAATTGCAGGCGGCTCTGTCAAATTCAAAGGGCAGGAAATTATCGGCCAGTCCGAGCAGGAATGGCGTAAATTCAGAGGTGCCAAGGTCTCAATGATCTTTCAGGATCCCATGATGACCCTGAACCCGGTACTGCGCATCGATACCCAGATGATGGAAGCCATTACCGCGCACGAAAAAGTCAGCAAAAACGAAGCCCGCCGCCGTTCCATCGAGGCTCTGACCATGGTCGGTATACCCTCACCGGAAAAGCGCATCAAGGCTTACCCGCACCAGTTCTCCGGCGGCATGCGCCAGCGCGTGGCCATTGCCATCGGACTGCTTAACAAGCCGGATCTGATCATTGCCGACGAACCGACCACCGCACTGGATGTAACCATTCAGAGCCAGATTCTTTCCGAAATGCAGGCACTCTGCCGCAAAACAGGAATGGCCCTGATCTGGATCACCCACGACCTCACAGTAGTAGCAGGTCTGGCTCACAAAGTGGCTGTTATGTATGCTGGACGAATTATCGAGCAGGGTAATGTTCAGGAAATCCTCGATCACCCCATGCATCCGTACACCCACGGTTTAATTGGTTCAGTGCCAAGCCGCAACAAGCGCGGCGAGCCGCTGTTCCAGATTCCTGGCATGACCCCGTCGCTGGTCAACATTCCCGAAGGCTGTTCCTTCAGGATGCGCTGCCCCTACGCAGATGATCAGTGTTTGCTCGCCCCGGAAAGAGTCGATATGGGAGACGGACGCTTAGTTCGCTGTCATCATCCATTGTAG